In Paenibacillus hexagrammi, the following are encoded in one genomic region:
- the ligA gene encoding NAD-dependent DNA ligase LigA yields the protein MTDAIAAMKTLIQEINLHNHNYYTLDQPTISDKEWDALYDKLIALEKESGVVLPSSPTQRVGGEILKGFEPHRHLSRLWSLDKAQNAEDLQAWHTRVQKLVTDYNSKNPDQPLPDPSFVVELKFDGLTLNLTYTDGQLVQAATRGNGQIGEGILAQVKTIKSIPLEIPYTGGTIEVQGEGMMFLSVLEEYNKTAADPLKNARNAAAGALRNLNPKTTSERKLNAFFYNVGYSDDIQFENHAQMQQFLKDNHFKVSDRTRYFSSIEEVAAELERIAEERLSFDFLIDGGVVKLTDMRTREVLGYTEKFPRWAVAFKFEAEEATTVLQSVSWEVGRTGKITPLARVEAVDLAGVTVQNCTLNNIGDIERKNLKHALGSLVYIRRSNDVIPEILGKVTDENDGEEIVYPTHCPACGSELEMRGAHLFCLNRLGCSPQLIGRITHFASRDAMDIETFSEMTAAQLHQELGVRDPADLYDLTYDDLIKLERFGAKKAQKLLNSFEKSKSRDLASFLYALGIPNSGKTTTKVLADHYRSLEKLMEATPEELVTLPDVGGIVADSIYNFFRDPVMMDSINRMLASGVTPVAAESPVVEANPDNPFYGKTVVLTGTLSSMGRDECAKKLEALGAKITGSVSKKTDIVIAGDSAGSKLTKAQDLGIHIIDDEQELLSLLGEGQ from the coding sequence ATGACTGATGCCATCGCGGCAATGAAAACCCTCATCCAAGAAATTAACCTGCATAACCATAATTACTACACGCTCGATCAACCGACGATTAGCGATAAAGAATGGGATGCCTTATATGACAAGCTGATTGCGCTGGAGAAGGAGTCGGGTGTAGTCCTGCCTTCCTCTCCTACGCAGCGGGTAGGCGGAGAAATTTTGAAGGGCTTCGAGCCCCACCGGCATCTCTCCCGTTTGTGGAGCTTGGATAAAGCACAAAACGCGGAAGATCTGCAGGCATGGCATACCCGCGTTCAAAAGCTCGTAACCGACTACAACAGCAAGAACCCTGACCAGCCGCTGCCGGACCCATCATTTGTCGTAGAACTGAAATTTGACGGGCTCACTCTGAATTTGACTTATACAGACGGTCAGCTGGTGCAGGCTGCAACTCGCGGCAACGGTCAGATTGGCGAGGGGATTTTGGCGCAGGTTAAGACCATCAAATCCATTCCTCTCGAGATTCCTTACACGGGCGGTACCATTGAGGTGCAGGGGGAAGGGATGATGTTCCTTTCTGTGCTTGAGGAATATAACAAGACAGCTGCCGACCCGCTTAAGAATGCCAGAAATGCAGCTGCAGGAGCGCTGCGCAACCTAAACCCAAAGACAACTTCGGAGCGTAAGTTGAACGCATTTTTCTATAATGTAGGCTACTCGGATGACATACAGTTTGAAAATCATGCCCAAATGCAGCAGTTCCTGAAGGATAACCATTTTAAAGTGAGTGATCGCACCCGCTATTTCAGCTCAATTGAGGAAGTAGCAGCGGAATTGGAGCGGATCGCCGAGGAACGCCTTAGCTTTGACTTTTTGATCGACGGGGGCGTTGTCAAGCTTACCGATATGCGTACGAGAGAGGTGCTTGGCTACACAGAAAAATTCCCGCGTTGGGCTGTCGCCTTCAAATTTGAAGCTGAGGAAGCGACAACAGTGCTGCAGAGCGTCTCGTGGGAAGTGGGACGTACAGGCAAAATAACCCCGCTAGCACGCGTAGAAGCTGTGGACCTAGCCGGTGTTACCGTTCAAAACTGCACGCTTAACAATATAGGTGACATTGAACGCAAGAACCTGAAACACGCGCTCGGCAGTCTTGTGTACATTCGCAGGTCTAATGACGTCATTCCTGAGATATTAGGCAAAGTGACCGATGAGAACGATGGGGAAGAGATCGTGTATCCTACTCATTGTCCTGCTTGCGGTAGCGAACTCGAGATGCGTGGCGCGCATTTATTCTGTCTGAATCGTTTGGGCTGCAGCCCGCAGCTGATCGGCCGAATTACGCATTTTGCATCGCGTGATGCTATGGATATCGAAACCTTCAGTGAAATGACGGCTGCACAGCTGCATCAGGAACTGGGAGTTCGTGACCCTGCGGACTTGTATGACCTTACTTATGATGATCTCATTAAGCTGGAACGCTTTGGTGCCAAAAAAGCTCAGAAGCTTCTCAATTCGTTCGAGAAAAGCAAGTCTCGCGACCTAGCTTCGTTCTTGTACGCTCTTGGCATTCCGAATTCAGGCAAGACAACAACTAAAGTACTAGCCGATCATTACCGCAGCCTGGAAAAGTTGATGGAGGCAACTCCTGAGGAACTGGTCACCCTGCCTGATGTAGGAGGTATTGTCGCGGACAGTATCTATAACTTCTTCCGTGACCCGGTGATGATGGACAGCATCAATAGAATGCTTGCATCTGGTGTAACCCCCGTTGCGGCAGAGTCTCCAGTTGTTGAGGCTAATCCGGATAATCCGTTTTACGGGAAGACCGTTGTTCTCACAGGTACCTTGTCCAGTATGGGGCGAGATGAGTGTGCCAAGAAGCTCGAAGCACTCGGAGCGAAAATCACGGGCAGTGTCTCCAAAAAGACCGATATCGTTATTGCTGGCGACAGCGCAGGAAGCAAGCTGACTAAAGCGCAAGACCTCGGCATTCATATCATCGATGACGAGCAGGAGCTACTGAGCCTCTTAGGCGAAGGGCAATAG
- the pcrA gene encoding DNA helicase PcrA has product MNETVNILDAIKRLNPQQRKAVETVDGPLLIMAGAGSGKTRVLTHRIAYLIGTRKAAPWSILAITFTNKAAREMQERVGKLVGGAGSDIWVSTFHSMCVRILRKDISRIGFTSNFTILDSGDQLSVIKTCCKELNIDTKKFEPKAFQAAISAAKNELVTPQEFETKIGDYFQTLTAKVFTLYQKKLRSNNSLDFDDLIMTTIQLFKEVPEVLDFYQNKFQYIHVDEYQDTNRAQYMLCQMMAAKHKRICVVGDSDQSIYRWRGADISNILNFEKDYPNATAILLEQNYRSTSNILQAANKVIANNTGRKPKNLWTDKDGGNLIKLYQADSEHEEGYFVTNEINKNRSKGKKFSEHAILYRTNAQSRVIEEILIKSDIPYTIVGGVKFYDRKEIKDILAYLRLISNPDDDISLMRIVNVPKRGIGGTTMDKVAEMAGRRGISLYAMIDEIEALEITTKAKHALADFRQMIENLNQMVEYLSVTELTEKMLELTQYRLEFQRENTIESKARLENIDEFLSVTMDFEKRNDDKSLVSFLTDLALIADIDTMDKDKDADEKDAVVLMTMHSAKGLEFPVVFIIGMEEGVFPHNRAFTDDEELEEERRLAYVGITRAEEELFLSCARMRTLFGRTASNAPSRFLTEIPQELVENLSMAGGGGGFARAARGGSSWGSGGGSFGAASTAASRTSSGSSAWGQPSSFGRTAPGRAAAPQAAAPAPARPAAFRSPQPAAVGGAVPDYKAGDKVSHGKWGIGTVVSVKGSGDDTELQIAFPAPVGLKRLLAKFAPINKES; this is encoded by the coding sequence ATGAACGAAACGGTTAACATCTTGGATGCGATCAAGAGGCTGAATCCGCAGCAGCGGAAGGCTGTTGAAACAGTAGACGGTCCACTGCTCATTATGGCCGGAGCGGGGAGCGGCAAGACCAGGGTGCTGACGCACCGCATTGCTTATTTAATCGGTACACGTAAGGCGGCTCCTTGGAGCATTCTTGCCATAACCTTCACCAATAAGGCGGCTCGCGAGATGCAGGAACGGGTCGGCAAGCTGGTCGGCGGAGCGGGCAGCGACATTTGGGTGTCGACGTTCCACTCTATGTGTGTGCGGATTCTTAGGAAGGACATTTCACGGATTGGCTTCACGTCGAATTTTACGATTTTAGACTCGGGGGATCAGCTTTCCGTCATTAAGACCTGCTGCAAGGAATTGAACATCGATACCAAGAAGTTCGAGCCCAAAGCATTCCAAGCGGCCATCAGCGCAGCCAAGAATGAGCTTGTGACTCCGCAGGAGTTCGAGACCAAGATCGGGGATTATTTTCAAACCTTAACCGCCAAAGTATTTACTTTGTATCAAAAGAAGCTTAGAAGCAACAACTCCCTCGATTTTGACGATCTGATTATGACCACCATTCAATTGTTCAAGGAAGTCCCGGAAGTGCTGGATTTCTACCAGAACAAATTTCAATATATTCATGTGGATGAGTACCAGGATACGAACCGCGCACAGTACATGCTGTGCCAGATGATGGCGGCCAAGCACAAGCGAATTTGCGTAGTGGGTGATAGTGACCAATCGATTTACCGCTGGCGGGGCGCTGATATTTCCAACATCCTTAACTTTGAAAAAGATTATCCCAACGCTACCGCGATTCTGCTCGAGCAGAACTACCGCTCCACGTCCAATATCCTTCAGGCCGCGAACAAGGTGATCGCCAACAACACCGGGCGTAAGCCTAAGAACCTGTGGACGGATAAAGACGGGGGCAACTTGATCAAACTGTATCAAGCCGACTCCGAGCATGAAGAGGGTTACTTTGTTACCAATGAGATTAATAAGAACCGTTCTAAGGGGAAAAAGTTCTCCGAGCACGCCATCCTGTACAGAACGAACGCCCAGTCCCGGGTAATCGAGGAAATTTTAATTAAATCCGATATTCCGTACACCATTGTCGGCGGCGTCAAGTTCTACGATCGTAAAGAGATCAAGGATATCCTGGCGTACCTTCGTCTGATCTCTAATCCGGATGACGATATCAGCCTGATGCGTATCGTTAACGTGCCCAAGCGAGGCATCGGAGGCACGACGATGGACAAGGTAGCCGAAATGGCGGGGCGGCGCGGTATCTCGTTATATGCCATGATTGATGAAATCGAAGCGCTTGAGATTACAACCAAAGCCAAGCATGCCTTGGCGGATTTCCGTCAAATGATCGAGAACTTGAATCAAATGGTTGAGTATTTGTCCGTAACAGAATTAACGGAAAAAATGCTGGAGCTGACCCAGTATCGCCTTGAATTCCAACGCGAGAATACCATTGAATCCAAAGCGCGTCTCGAGAATATCGATGAGTTCCTTTCCGTGACCATGGACTTTGAGAAGCGCAACGACGACAAGTCGCTGGTTTCCTTCCTTACAGACCTGGCCTTGATCGCGGATATTGATACGATGGACAAGGATAAGGACGCAGACGAAAAGGATGCTGTCGTGCTGATGACGATGCACAGCGCCAAGGGACTCGAATTCCCTGTCGTGTTCATCATCGGCATGGAGGAAGGCGTGTTTCCGCACAACCGCGCCTTCACGGACGATGAAGAACTGGAAGAAGAGCGCCGCCTGGCCTATGTAGGCATCACGCGCGCGGAGGAAGAGCTCTTCCTGTCGTGCGCCCGCATGCGCACGCTCTTTGGACGCACCGCCTCCAACGCCCCTTCGAGATTCCTCACCGAGATTCCGCAGGAACTCGTCGAGAACCTCTCGATGGCCGGCGGAGGCGGAGGCTTCGCCCGAGCTGCCCGCGGGGGCAGCTCCTGGGGCTCCGGCGGCGGCAGCTTCGGCGCCGCCTCTACCGCAGCGAGCCGCACTTCGTCCGGCTCGTCTGCCTGGGGCCAGCCGTCCTCCTTCGGAAGGACGGCTCCTGGCAGAGCTGCGGCACCGCAAGCCGCAGCTCCAGCCCCTGCGCGGCCGGCGGCGTTCCGTTCGCCGCAGCCGGCCGCCGTTGGCGGCGCGGTGCCGGACTACAAAGCCGGCGACAAAGTGTCGCACGGCAAGTGGGGCATCGGCACCGTCGTTTCTGTCAAAGGCTCGGGTGACGACACCGAACTGCAGATTGCTTTCCCGGCGCCTGTAGGCCTCAAGCGCCTGCTAGCCAAATTCGCTCCGATCAACAAGGAATCCTGA
- a CDS encoding heptaprenylglyceryl phosphate synthase encodes MANLPLIGGKLLIVDIRKWKHVFKLDPDREISDEHLDRICLSGTDAIMVGGTTGVTFDNTVDLLARIRQYEVPCVLEISNRDAIVPGFDLFLIPVVLNSMDPDWILGHHHEAIKEYGAMLNWDEIVPEGYIILNGEASAAKLTSAKTALDAKDAAAYARMADKLFHMPIVYVEYSGIFGDMELVRRTQSVLEDARLFYGGGIDSLERAREAAEAADTIVVGNIIYSDLEQALQTVNLDRTGR; translated from the coding sequence ATGGCGAATTTGCCGCTTATCGGAGGGAAACTCTTGATCGTCGATATACGCAAGTGGAAGCATGTATTTAAGCTTGATCCGGACCGTGAGATTTCGGACGAGCACCTGGATCGGATCTGCTTATCCGGTACGGATGCCATCATGGTAGGCGGCACAACAGGCGTAACGTTTGATAATACCGTAGATTTGCTCGCGCGCATCCGGCAGTATGAGGTGCCTTGTGTGCTGGAAATTTCCAACCGTGACGCGATTGTGCCGGGATTCGATTTGTTCCTCATACCGGTTGTCCTCAACAGTATGGACCCGGATTGGATCCTCGGACATCACCATGAGGCGATAAAGGAATACGGCGCTATGCTCAATTGGGACGAAATCGTGCCGGAAGGGTACATCATTCTTAACGGAGAAGCGTCGGCTGCAAAACTGACTTCAGCAAAGACGGCGCTGGATGCCAAAGACGCGGCAGCTTATGCCCGAATGGCGGACAAGCTGTTTCATATGCCGATTGTTTATGTAGAATATAGCGGAATCTTTGGAGATATGGAATTGGTGCGGCGCACCCAGAGCGTGCTTGAAGATGCACGTTTGTTCTACGGCGGGGGCATTGATAGCTTGGAGCGTGCCCGGGAAGCGGCTGAGGCTGCTGATACCATCGTCGTCGGCAATATCATATACAGCGATTTGGAGCAGGCGCTTCAAACTGTGAACCTTGATAGAACAGGAAGGTAA
- a CDS encoding spore coat protein — MFQQNPYQQQSFGTQQNQQSQGNQVYLEDQDLANFVLSELKRAAREYTTAALESANPQIRQTFQSLLQKTLNDQATIFQEIQKLGGYDVQPANQQQLQQELQKHSQCATRLQSFVQQNMGQMNTTQQQNQFMAGQQQQYAQYSQQPSQYTNTMAAQQQAFQPLQTINANAYPNAISSQSYPQSAASQHTSYNTLHNKAQQEHDITSSQGMTSSDYGMGGLSQSAGSSQTGRTGYYTGSGSISEAGANPSSVQGQSSGIAARHQTTSGSTSDSSYISKHHEGSKYSF, encoded by the coding sequence GTGTTTCAACAAAATCCCTATCAACAGCAATCCTTCGGCACACAGCAAAATCAGCAAAGCCAAGGAAACCAAGTATATCTAGAAGATCAGGATCTGGCCAATTTCGTTCTTTCCGAATTAAAACGCGCAGCGCGCGAATATACAACAGCGGCACTGGAGTCCGCCAATCCACAAATTCGCCAAACATTCCAGTCTCTACTCCAAAAAACGTTGAACGATCAAGCAACCATCTTTCAAGAAATTCAAAAGCTGGGCGGGTACGATGTACAGCCTGCTAACCAGCAGCAGCTCCAACAAGAGCTGCAAAAACACAGTCAATGCGCAACTCGCTTGCAGTCGTTCGTTCAGCAGAACATGGGTCAAATGAACACAACACAACAGCAAAATCAATTTATGGCCGGGCAACAGCAGCAGTACGCACAGTATTCGCAACAACCAAGCCAATATACCAACACGATGGCTGCCCAACAACAGGCTTTCCAGCCGCTGCAAACGATCAATGCCAACGCTTATCCAAATGCAATATCCAGCCAAAGCTATCCGCAGAGTGCTGCTAGCCAGCATACATCTTACAACACACTGCATAATAAGGCTCAGCAGGAGCATGACATCACGTCTTCACAAGGCATGACGTCTTCCGATTACGGAATGGGCGGCTTGAGCCAAAGCGCAGGCTCCTCACAAACCGGAAGAACCGGTTATTATACGGGTTCCGGCTCCATCTCGGAAGCGGGTGCCAATCCGTCTTCCGTGCAGGGTCAAAGCTCCGGTATCGCAGCCCGTCATCAGACAACAAGCGGATCGACCTCGGATAGCTCATACATTAGCAAGCATCATGAGGGCAGCAAATACAGCTTCTAA
- a CDS encoding DUF4340 domain-containing protein, whose protein sequence is MRRFIPTILLVVVCIGAFWYASSKDFFREKKDEPKALVALQQENVQSFSLHTADQQIEMNRKDNSWEMAKPAAVPISGSQVDSWLDSFGLVNQEKVVEENAADLAKYGLDQPAQVYEVTMKDGSKKGIQVGAALPIQGFSYAKTEDSPTVYQVSDQSLQLLAKTPVDFMDTSPFAFDNDKVQSVKLTWKGQSWTLSKTDKDKVTSEANWKLGDKELKGSDASSLLNELVFLHTTVLAKPAGEVPTAGGELKVELTLSDNGKETTDTYEGKLSQDQVWLAKQGGQWAYQLTAADIQKMADAYDAKLKEEAPTPTPAAK, encoded by the coding sequence ATGAGAAGGTTTATTCCTACGATTCTGTTGGTCGTCGTTTGCATCGGGGCGTTCTGGTACGCCTCGAGCAAGGACTTTTTCCGAGAGAAGAAAGATGAACCGAAAGCCCTCGTCGCCCTGCAGCAGGAGAACGTTCAATCCTTCAGCCTGCATACGGCTGATCAACAGATTGAGATGAACCGCAAAGACAACAGCTGGGAGATGGCTAAGCCTGCGGCAGTACCGATCAGCGGGAGCCAAGTGGATAGCTGGCTGGATTCCTTTGGTCTTGTCAATCAGGAAAAGGTTGTTGAAGAGAATGCGGCGGATTTAGCCAAGTACGGCTTGGATCAGCCTGCTCAGGTGTATGAAGTCACGATGAAAGACGGCTCTAAGAAAGGGATTCAGGTTGGCGCAGCACTGCCGATTCAAGGTTTTTCCTATGCAAAAACAGAGGATTCACCGACGGTCTATCAGGTCAGCGACCAATCCTTGCAGCTCTTGGCTAAGACGCCGGTAGATTTTATGGATACCAGTCCGTTCGCCTTTGATAACGATAAGGTTCAGAGCGTCAAGCTGACGTGGAAAGGCCAGAGCTGGACATTATCCAAGACGGACAAGGACAAAGTAACCTCGGAAGCGAACTGGAAGCTGGGAGATAAGGAGCTAAAAGGCTCTGATGCGAGCTCTCTGCTGAATGAACTTGTTTTCCTCCATACTACCGTGCTGGCCAAGCCAGCCGGAGAGGTGCCAACAGCAGGCGGTGAGCTGAAGGTGGAGCTGACGCTTTCCGATAACGGCAAAGAAACGACAGATACGTATGAAGGCAAGCTGAGCCAGGATCAGGTATGGCTAGCCAAGCAGGGCGGGCAATGGGCTTACCAGCTTACAGCTGCCGATATTCAAAAAATGGCGGATGCCTACGATGCTAAGCTGAAGGAAGAGGCGCCAACGCCAACGCCTGCAGCTAAATAA
- a CDS encoding GldG family protein codes for MNKWIRGTNATVLSIAVIGIFIILTIFLHSLKGFQLDLTKNKSYTLSEQTVTTLKNLNQDIHIIAFTNVGQSTDDFLTKQVTDLAEEYKKQSSKITFDQYDMLKQPSMAKQYGVDQSGTLVFELGDKKKNINFYEMFNGQQDGSYTFSGEEKFTQAINNLTSTEKHVVYVLSGHQEYPLSAMTILNNSLQSENYDVKELNLYREGEIPDDASMLLLLGPQNDLNDKETELINTYLQNKGKIYIALGFNKDMATKWKNIDSIMNTFGIQDQHAVAIEAKQTSLFDPLTIIPEYGSHDITNKLSDYNLITMLSLAVSLNADESKTDWTKSLLLKTTDKAYGETDINLLTQSKTKQDDQDIKGPLNLGYAIENKDKKPKAVILGGSTFLLDQDIQNQGNKDFALNSIGWLQEQKDQVTIRPREGAAIQQAVITPSQANTIFLGTVIVLPLLFLIIGGIIWWRRRRG; via the coding sequence ATGAACAAGTGGATACGGGGTACCAATGCGACAGTGTTATCGATCGCCGTCATCGGCATTTTCATCATTCTGACGATCTTCCTTCATTCGCTCAAAGGCTTTCAGTTGGATCTGACGAAAAACAAGAGTTATACATTATCTGAACAAACGGTAACGACGCTCAAAAATTTAAATCAAGACATCCACATCATCGCCTTTACGAATGTCGGACAGAGCACGGACGACTTCTTGACGAAGCAAGTAACGGACTTGGCTGAAGAATATAAGAAGCAGAGCAGCAAAATCACCTTTGATCAATATGATATGCTCAAGCAGCCATCTATGGCGAAGCAGTACGGCGTTGATCAAAGCGGTACACTGGTGTTCGAGCTTGGCGACAAGAAGAAAAACATTAATTTCTACGAAATGTTTAACGGCCAGCAGGACGGCTCCTATACGTTTAGTGGAGAAGAGAAATTTACGCAAGCGATCAATAACCTGACTTCGACGGAGAAGCACGTCGTTTATGTGCTATCCGGACATCAGGAATATCCGCTGAGCGCGATGACGATTCTCAATAACAGTCTGCAGAGCGAGAACTATGATGTGAAGGAATTGAACCTGTATCGCGAAGGTGAAATTCCGGATGATGCATCGATGCTGCTCCTCTTAGGACCGCAAAACGATTTGAACGACAAAGAAACCGAGCTTATTAACACTTATTTGCAGAATAAAGGGAAGATATATATCGCCCTTGGCTTTAACAAAGATATGGCGACCAAGTGGAAGAATATCGATTCTATCATGAATACATTCGGTATTCAGGATCAGCATGCGGTTGCGATTGAAGCCAAACAGACGTCGCTTTTCGATCCGCTTACCATTATTCCGGAATACGGCAGCCATGATATTACGAACAAGCTGTCCGATTACAATCTGATCACCATGCTTTCACTTGCCGTTTCCTTGAATGCGGATGAGAGCAAAACGGATTGGACGAAATCACTCTTGCTCAAAACTACCGACAAGGCTTATGGAGAAACGGACATCAACCTGCTGACGCAATCCAAGACCAAGCAGGATGATCAAGATATTAAGGGACCGCTGAACCTGGGCTATGCCATCGAAAACAAGGATAAGAAACCGAAAGCAGTCATCCTTGGCGGCTCGACGTTCCTTCTGGACCAGGATATCCAGAATCAAGGGAATAAGGACTTTGCTTTAAACAGCATCGGCTGGCTGCAGGAGCAGAAGGACCAAGTTACAATCCGGCCTCGCGAGGGAGCGGCGATTCAGCAAGCGGTCATCACGCCTAGTCAGGCCAACACGATTTTCCTGGGCACAGTGATCGTTCTGCCGCTCTTGTTCCTGATCATCGGTGGAATCATCTGGTGGAGGAGGAGACGGGGATGA
- a CDS encoding ABC transporter permease subunit gives MRRVWAICSKELQMYFYSPVAYVAFAFYIVLSSFFFYVNFVVGQPPIVDARYVVGNTTFIYLFIIPLLTMRLVADEFRQGTDELLLTSPAGISEIVLGKYLSAFIVQIGLVAVSLIYPLIMSAFGELDKPILWLSYLSMFLLGCAMMAIGLFASSLTNNQMVAGIAGFVILLLLWLLDWLGDAFGGKLKDWIGQFSLTSHMANLQKGVLHGGDIVFYITLAAMFIVLSIQVLERKRWR, from the coding sequence ATGCGTAGAGTGTGGGCTATTTGCTCCAAAGAGCTTCAAATGTATTTTTATTCCCCCGTTGCTTATGTAGCGTTTGCTTTCTATATTGTGCTGTCCAGCTTCTTTTTCTATGTCAACTTTGTTGTCGGACAGCCGCCGATTGTCGACGCGCGCTATGTAGTAGGGAATACGACGTTCATTTACTTGTTCATCATTCCCCTGCTGACGATGCGGCTGGTGGCGGATGAATTCCGCCAAGGTACGGACGAGCTGCTGCTGACGTCGCCCGCTGGTATCAGCGAAATTGTACTGGGCAAGTATTTGTCTGCATTTATCGTCCAAATCGGTCTAGTAGCTGTCAGTCTGATTTATCCGCTGATTATGTCTGCATTTGGAGAGTTAGATAAACCGATTCTTTGGCTGTCCTACCTCAGCATGTTTCTGCTGGGCTGCGCCATGATGGCTATCGGCCTATTTGCCTCAAGCTTGACCAACAACCAGATGGTTGCTGGGATCGCAGGGTTCGTCATTTTGCTTCTCTTATGGCTGCTGGATTGGTTAGGCGATGCATTCGGTGGTAAGCTGAAGGATTGGATCGGCCAGTTCTCCCTGACCAGCCATATGGCCAATTTGCAGAAGGGCGTTTTGCATGGGGGAGACATCGTGTTCTACATCACGTTAGCCGCTATGTTTATCGTGCTTAGCATACAAGTACTCGAAAGAAAGCGCTGGAGGTGA
- a CDS encoding ABC transporter ATP-binding protein encodes MLEVKQVSKLYENQRGVHNIDFSMQRGEIVGFLGPNGAGKTTTMRMITGYLNPTHGQILVDGHSMADSPKKARRKIGYLPETPPLYPEMTVQSYLNFIANLRDVPAREQKLRVGEAIEKLGLQGREKQVIRGLSKGYKQRLGLAQAILHNPDLLILDEPTSGLDPKQIIEIRQLIRELGENHTVLLSTHILPEINTLCNRVLIINQGRVVLDERPENLGRTMGETFEVSLEVKGPRERIITELRGLESVAKVKELDTADILSGSEQSTGEPSLPLADADTDTDTSTGTADSQEVHAAAMGSVKLLITSADRSDIREEVFFRLAHAGFPILEMKRESLSLEDIFLKLTTDEAGTVDADQDEEEAAVDA; translated from the coding sequence ATGCTTGAGGTGAAACAAGTCAGCAAGCTGTACGAGAATCAGCGCGGCGTGCATAACATCGATTTTTCGATGCAGCGCGGTGAAATCGTTGGTTTTCTAGGGCCGAACGGAGCTGGCAAAACGACGACGATGCGGATGATTACAGGGTATCTGAATCCGACGCACGGACAAATTCTGGTGGATGGCCATTCAATGGCGGACAGTCCCAAGAAAGCTCGCCGCAAGATCGGCTACCTGCCGGAGACGCCGCCGCTCTATCCGGAGATGACGGTACAATCATACTTGAACTTTATTGCTAATTTGCGTGACGTGCCGGCGCGCGAGCAGAAGCTTCGTGTTGGCGAAGCCATAGAGAAGTTGGGCTTGCAGGGACGTGAGAAGCAGGTCATCCGCGGCCTGTCCAAGGGCTACAAGCAGCGTCTGGGGCTGGCTCAGGCCATCCTGCACAATCCGGATCTGCTCATTCTGGATGAGCCCACGTCAGGGCTCGATCCCAAGCAGATCATCGAGATCCGCCAGCTCATCCGCGAGCTGGGTGAGAATCATACGGTGCTGCTAAGCACGCACATTTTGCCGGAGATCAACACGCTCTGTAATCGCGTGCTGATCATTAACCAAGGACGCGTCGTGCTTGACGAGCGTCCGGAGAATCTTGGCCGCACGATGGGCGAGACGTTCGAGGTCTCACTCGAGGTCAAGGGACCTCGGGAGCGGATTATTACCGAGCTGCGCGGGCTTGAGTCCGTCGCGAAGGTGAAGGAGCTGGATACCGCCGACATCCTATCAGGCAGCGAACAATCGACCGGTGAGCCAAGCCTCCCGCTGGCGGATGCCGACACTGACACCGACACCAGCACCGGCACTGCAGACTCGCAAGAGGTTCATGCTGCTGCTATGGGATCCGTAAAGCTGCTGATTACTTCCGCGGATCGTTCGGACATCCGTGAAGAAGTGTTCTTCCGATTGGCGCACGCAGGCTTTCCGATTCTGGAGATGAAGCGGGAGAGCCTAAGCCTGGAGGATATCTTCCTCAAGCTGACTACAGACGAGGCCGGAACGGTAGACGCCGATCAAGATGAAGAGGAGGCAGCCGTCGATGCGTAG